One genomic window of Glycine soja cultivar W05 chromosome 9, ASM419377v2, whole genome shotgun sequence includes the following:
- the LOC114368268 gene encoding RING finger protein ETP1-like, with the protein MPAQATRKVEEEVEAKEVELFEVYDVVLYMGVIDILQNYNLRKKIEHAYKSLQFDPKTILVVEPKIYKGGHAIIHWKETQHCYSLEVETKRAWDYVGDNYVHRLIQSKTDGKLVELNTQCAHADNGCGSCSSEDNAMNEAILNSKLEAKAISLKHQKIQSKIDRCKKDKKFLDDLNKNLVKNEDIWKTKILRIEERYAFFRHEAYYSDICVGAIACRLEKKEGGGQVRVYIMTLGVLAPYRGLGIELKIKQLSFETETARSEEEEMTSKTQELKQEAEKSKAVAKELEKKLELYLKQAEGAKASKQRAIEKMKMNT; encoded by the exons ATGCCAGCTCAAGCTACtcggaaggttgaggaggaggtgGAGGCAAAAGAAGTAGAGCTTTTTGAGGTATATGATGTTGTCCTCTACATGGGGGTAATTGATATATTGCAGAACTATAATCTGAGAAAGAAAATTGAGCATGCATACAAATCACTGCAATTTGACCCTAAGACAATATTAGTAGTTGAACCCAAGAT ATACAAGGGAGGACATGCTATAATACACTGGAAAGAGACGCAGCATTGCTATTCCCTAGAAGTGGAAACTAAACGAGCTTGGGATTATGTGGGAGACAACTATGTTCATAGACTTATTCAATCCAAAACTGATGGGAAGTTGGTTGAGCTGAACACTCAGTGTGCACATGCAGACAATGGATGTGGAAGTTGCAGTAGTGAAGATAATGCCATGAATGAGGCTATACTTAATAGCAAACTTGAAGCT AAGGCTATCAGTCTTAAACACCAGAAGATTCAGTCCAAGATTGACAGATGTAAGAAAGACAAGAAATTTCTGGATGAT CTTAATAAGAATCTTGTGAAAAATGAGGACATTTGGAAAACAAAGATACTTAGGATTGAAGAGAGGTATGCTTTTTTCCGTCATGAGG CTTACTATAGTGATATTTGTGTTGGAGCAATTGCATGCCGGCTGGAGAAGAAGGAAGGTGGGGGGCAAGTTCGGGTTTACATCATGACGTTAGGTGTTTTGGCACCTTACCGTGGACTTGGTATTG AATTGAAGATCAAGCAGCTTTCATTTGAGACAGAAACCGCAAGAAGTGAAGAGGAAGAAATGACATCCAAAACACAAGAGCTGAAGCAAGAAGCTGAAAAATCCAAAGCAGTGGCAAAAGAACTAGAGAAGAAACTAGAGCTTTACCTAAAGCAAGCTGAGGGTGCAAAAGCATCAAAACAAAGAGCCATtgagaagatgaagatgaacaCATGA
- the LOC114425488 gene encoding linoleate 9S-lipoxygenase-4-like — translation MQTWEELVEASATLIWIASTLHAAVNFGQYPYRGLILNRPIICRRFMPEKGSPEYDVLAKNPEKEFLKTITGKKETLIDLTVIEILSRHASDEFNLGQRDGGDYWTSDAGPLEAFKRFGKNLEEIEKKLIEKNNDETLRNRYGPAKMPYTLLYPSSEEGLTFRGIPNSISI, via the coding sequence ATGCAAACCTGGGAAGAGTTGGTTGAAGCTTCCGCTACCCTTATATGGATTGCTTCAACTCTTCATGCTGCTGTTAACTTTGGACAGTATCCATATAGAGGTTTAATCCTGAATAGGCCAATTATTTGCAGGAGATTTATGCCTGAGAAAGGGTCTCCTGAATATGATGTGTTGGCTAAGAACCCTGAGAAGGAGTTTTTGAAGACTATTACTGGCAAGAAAGAGACCCTCATTGACCTTACAGTTATAGAAATTTTATCAAGGCACGCATCTGATGAGTTCAACCTTGGGCAGAGAGATGGTGGTGACTACTGGACTTCTGATGCCGGGCCATTAGAGGCCTTTAAGAGGTTTGGAAAGAATCTTGAAGAGATTGAAAAGAAGCTTATAGAGAAGAACAATGATGAGACATTAAGAAACCGCTATGGGCCGGCTAAAATGCCTTACACTTTGCTCTATCCTTCTAGTGAGGAGGGATTGACTTTCAGAGGAATTCCCAATAGTATCTCTATCTAA